Proteins encoded together in one Pseudomonadota bacterium window:
- a CDS encoding DUF2853 family protein encodes MAMVFKWLADVRRYDQNPYPGVVAAIARHCGLALRTPEGAQLSFSDPEATADVRENFLKGMLGLTESDAKLDAGIAEVGKQMEEDEHKNRVTAYYLLTKHFEKFGAFGYAAAGAAGAAAASVAGAVTNRFRDAGARRPAYADDGIFGTLFLAGAGMAGLLFFGMAAASWLTYLAESEEAAAPAAAAVEAAPAAAPAAPAGAGVAAAEVDGAPMLTVYFDTGSAGISPEFDAAAADMVTYLEANPDASVAISGFNDPSGNAEFNAELSKNRAENVQAALVAQGVDAGRTALVRPDNTTISNMTIAEARRVEVTIAQ; translated from the coding sequence ATGGCGATGGTATTCAAGTGGCTGGCGGATGTCCGCAGATATGATCAAAACCCGTATCCCGGGGTGGTAGCGGCGATTGCCCGCCATTGCGGTCTGGCGTTGCGAACCCCCGAAGGTGCGCAGCTCTCCTTTTCCGATCCCGAAGCAACAGCCGATGTGCGCGAGAATTTCCTGAAAGGCATGCTGGGCCTGACCGAATCCGATGCCAAGCTCGATGCCGGAATTGCCGAGGTCGGCAAGCAGATGGAGGAAGACGAGCACAAGAACCGGGTGACTGCCTATTATCTTCTCACCAAGCATTTCGAGAAATTCGGTGCCTTCGGCTATGCCGCCGCCGGTGCCGCGGGCGCCGCTGCGGCGTCGGTCGCCGGTGCAGTCACCAACCGCTTCCGTGATGCCGGTGCCCGTCGCCCGGCCTATGCCGATGACGGAATTTTCGGGACTCTCTTCCTCGCTGGTGCAGGCATGGCCGGCTTGCTGTTCTTCGGCATGGCTGCTGCTTCATGGCTTACTTACCTGGCCGAGTCGGAGGAAGCGGCGGCGCCCGCCGCCGCTGCGGTTGAGGCTGCGCCCGCTGCGGCTCCAGCAGCACCGGCAGGCGCAGGCGTGGCTGCGGCCGAAGTCGACGGCGCGCCCATGCTCACTGTCTATTTCGACACGGGGTCTGCTGGAATCAGCCCCGAATTCGATGCGGCCGCGGCTGACATGGTGACTTATCTCGAGGCCAATCCGGACGCCAGCGTCGCGATATCCGGGTTTAACGATCCGAGCGGCAATGCCGAATTCAATGCCGAGCTGTCAAAGAACCGTGCGGAAAATGTCCAGGCGGCTCTGGTGGCGCAGGGTGTTGATGCCGGCCGGACCGCTCTGGTGCGACCCGATAACACCACAATCTCCAACATGACCATTGCAGAAGCGCGTCGCGTCGAAGTGACAATCGCGCAATAA